The Pseudodesulfovibrio sediminis genome includes the window TTGATCGTGGCACCGGAGACGCGATCTTCCTCGGGTACATCGTGAGTCAGAATCTGTTCCAAAGTCATATGATTGTAAGGTTTTTTGTTGCGCCTCGGGAGTTCTTTCAGTTTGGCAACATACTTCCTCATGGCATCATGGTCGACCTGAGACACCGGGATGTCTCCGAGGATGGCGGGTAGCAATTCGGCTACCGTTTTGTACTCCTTGTATGACGTAGCTTTTCACTGGTCATTCCCCTCAAGGAATGCGGTCAATGCCACAGAGAGGAGAGGGCCAGTGGGGGCTGGCTGTGGTGCCGTGGTATGTTCGAAGGGGAGCTTCCGGAAGTATTCTTTTTCGTAGTCATAATCACCCTGATCACGATGCTTATAGATGCGCCACATCTGGATGTCTCTTTTCAGAACTTCCCGGAGTAGCTTCTTGTAAAGGAATGAGTCTGGCTCTACATCCAGTTCCGCCCAATGGGTGAATTCCTCGGTACTGCCATCGGAAATGCTGTAGCTTCCACGTGCCAGAGCTTTTTGCAGCTTGGCGATGATTTCATCATGGAAATCTGAGGAGAAGTTGAGAAAGGGCGAATCAACCCTGAAATACTCATCTCGATCAAGGTGAGTCTTCATGTTTTCTGTCAGGAGTCGCTGTAGCTCGTCGTCGCTCAAGTGTTTCATGGTTCCGGCACGTACCTTGTTGAAATATTCCCATGCAGTGGATGCCAAGAGTCGAGTCTTGGCCTTGGCTTCTCGCAGGTAACACGTGCGAAGGGAGTAGCAGAGTTCGTGTCGGTTGAAAACTACTCGGAGATCAGCAGGGACGGCCAACCGGAAGTAGTAGACCGACCCTCGGCGCATGATGTTGGCGGGGAGGTGGCTTCGGGGCATGATCTGGGTCTCCTCACTGTCCCGACACCGGAGTCACTTGGTACACCGATTTGGTACAGTTCGCGAAAGTTCTTCCGAGCCCCATGAAAACCCAAAAAGGAAGCCCGTAAAATCATTTTGATTCTACGGGCTTCCAGTTTCATTCGTGGTAGCGAGGAGAGGACTTGAACCTCCGACTCTACGGATATGAGCCGTATGCTCTAACCAACTGAGCTACCTCGCCACGTTTGTTTCGCCGAAGCGGAAACAGTCTATAGACCGTCTTTTTGGCCTTGGCAAGTGGAAAATGGCACTTAAAGTAAATTTTTGGAACTAGTTACAAAAAAAGTAGAATTAAAGGGGCGAGTACAAGCCTGTAAACAGCAAAGGGGCGTAGGGTTAATTTGCCCAATAAAATAATAAATACTTTCACAGCCAGCCATGCAGAAATGAATGAAACAAAGAATCCAATGGCAAGAAACAGGATATCATTGTTTGAGAACAGTTGGTAGTTCTTCATGAGATCATACCCGGTTGCGGCAAACATGATGGGAACTGCCGCAATAAAGGAGTATTCGGCGGCAACGGTTCTTTTTGCTCCCAAGATCATGCCGCCCATGATTGTGGCTGCAGATCTGGAAAACCCGGGCCACAGGGCAAGGCATTGGAAGCAACCTATTCCCAGTGCCAGCTTCGGGGTTATCTCGTCCAGCGATAGGGTTGTTTCATGCTTTTCTTTGCCTTCCACGATAAAAATGAGTACCGCACCTACTGCGAGAGCAATGGCTACGGTTTTGGGGCCGAACAGGTACTGTTTGATATAGCTGTGTGTCAGCAGTCCGATGACCGAGGCGGGGAGTGATGTGAGAAAAAGCAGCCACAGCCCATAGACGCCACTGAATTTTTTGTTCGCATCGGGAAACAGAAGCCCGATGAAGCGGTCCCAGTACAACAGGACGACTGCGAGGATTGCTCCGAGCTGTATGACTATTTCGAAGGTTTCAGCCCGTGGTCCAGTAAAATCCAGCAGGTATCCCGTAATGATGAGATGTCCTGTGCTGGAGATAGGGAGGAATTCTGTCAGGCCTTCCACAATGCCGAGAATGATCGCAACGTACCAGGGTGCCATTTATGCCTCTACATGATAAATTTGAGAATACGACAATGAATTGGGGCCTAGCGCAACTAACCGTGTCTTGCAACCCCTTGGAAGCTGGTGTATTTCTCTTTGTCTGAACAGGAAATACTACTTAGGAGAGACTCATGACAACTATCATGCCTCAGGGCGAGTTGACTCGCAAAGCCGTCGCATGGATTTGCGAGATGCAGGAAAGCAAGCCGGATACTCAACTGGCGGTGCTGCTTGAAGAGGCTGCAGTCCGTTTCAATCTGAGTCCAAAGGAAGTCGAAGCTCTTCAACATTTCTACAAAGAAAAACAGGACTAGGCACTGACGTTGAAAATCCTGCACCGACAGATATTCATGGAGTTGTGCAAGCTCTTTGGCTTGACGATTTCCTGCCTGCTTGGGCTTATCCTTGTGGGAAGGATGTTGCAACTCCGAAGCCTGTTTCTTTCTCAGGACATCGGTTTTTTCAATATTCTTCAGTTGTTTTTCTTTCTGACGCCGTTTTTTATGCTGCTGATCACGCCCATTGCGACCATGCTGAGCGTGTTCCTGACATTTCTCCGCATGAGCACCGACAATGAGCTTATCGCGCTCAAAGCGAGTGGTGTCAGCTTGTATCGTATGCTGCCGGCTCCGTTGCTTTTTTGCACGGCATGCACGCTCTTCACGTTTTTCATTTCTTTCTGGGGCCTGGCTTGGGGGATGGATATGTTCAAGACCAACCTCTATTATTTTGCCAAGACTCATTCTAAATTTGCGTTACAACCAGGCGTGTTCAATAAGGAATTTCCAAATGTCACCTTCTATGCCCATCAGGTGGACAACGAGAAGGGAGAGCTGAAATTTGCGTTTGTTCGCGATGAATCCATCAAGGGAACGTCGGTAGTGGTGGTTGCCCCGGAAGCGCAGATTGTTTCCACCCCCCAGTTGGCTGAGATCAAAATTATCTTTAAAAACGGCAAGATTTTTCGTGAAAGTGGCGAAGAATTGAATGTCCTCAAATTTGGCTCGTATTCCATCAAGCTCGATCTGGGCAAACTGCTGATGGGGTTCAATTTCAGTGAGGACAAGGCCAAGGACATGCCGTTTTCCCGGTTGGCCGCCATTCGTGATGATCCCAACTTGGTGCCAAACCAGCGGCCCAGGTTTCATCGTAAGGTCGATACCGAGTATTTTAAGCGCCTGACGCTTCCTTTCGGGTGCATTATTCTCGGCATGTTTGCCATTCCCATTGCCTATGTGTTCAGGGGGTTGAAGCAGCAATATGGTCTTCTTTTGTCCATGGGGCTTTTTCTGGTGTATTATACCATGTTCTCCATTGGGGTAAGCATGGGAGAGGCCGGTTCAATCCCTCCCATATACGGTCTGTGGGCACCCAACGCAGTCTATGTATTCGTGGCCCTGGTCGGGATGCGGTATGCCAATAAGGAAAGCACGCCCACGGTGGTACAGTGGCTTCTCCATTTACGATACGGCAGGGGAGCCAAGGCATGAGAAATTTCCTCGGCATAGGCGTTCTAAGTCGTTATCTCATACGGCAGAATCTGTATCTCATGGCCATCTGTCTGGCCGTGGGAACCTGCATATATCTGCTGTCCGACATTTTTGATCGTCTGGATGAATTCATCAAGGCCGGGCTGGGTGTCGAAACGATCCTATTCTATTTTATTGTTAAAATTCCGCTGATTGTATCACAGTTGATGCCTGCGATTTTCCTTTTGGCCATGGTCATTCAGATGGGGGTGCTTTCTCGAACACGAGAACTGCTCGCACTGCGTGCCGGTGGCGTGTCGTATGTCTGGTTCATCCGGTTTTTTGTTGTCTACGCTCTGTTCTGGAGCGGGGGACAGTTGGTTTTTTCTCAATTTCTGGGTGTCTTTGGCGAGTATGAAGCCAATCGAATCTGGAAGGAGGATGTCCGCAAGAAACAGCTCGATGACATGGTCATCAGGGATCTCTGGTTTCGTGACGGTCCGTTTATTGTCATGGCTAAAGAAGCGCATCCGGCGAAAAGCCGGGCCAGCGATATCACTGTGTATGAATTCACGACGGACAATCAGGACCTCATCCGTATCCTGACGGCAAAGAAAGCCCTTATCGATGATCATGGCTGGGGGCTGCTGGATGTCCATGAACTGGATACGCGCACCTTCATTTCCGTGAGTAGAATGTCACAGTTCCTTTCGGTGCGTCAGAATCTCAAGGCGTATGCTGCAGTGGAACTCAAGGGAGACAAGGCGCAACTGCCGCTGCTTGAGCTCTCAAAGGCAATCGACAGGCTGGAGGAATCCGGTTCGAATGTCGAGATATTACGAACCGTTTGGCACGGAAAGCTCTCGTACGCCTTTTCCATGGTGATCATGGCGTTACTGGCTCTGGCACTGGTTACAGTGTCAGAGAATCTCTATGCCAATATAGGCATGTCCCTCATATTGATCTTTGTTCAATACGGCATGCATGTAGTGGGGGCTACAGCGGGCGAGAAGGGGGTGCTGCCGCCTATCATTGCCGCATGGCTGGGCAATGGCATCATAGGAGGACTTGCAAGCTTGCGCCTGGCATGGGTGTCCATGCCAGGGTTCCGCATCATGATCAAACAGTCCGTTCGTGACTTGATTCCAAGTAGGGGCTGATTACAACTGCGCGAATTCGCACAGGAGATTCCAGAGCTTTTCCTCGCCTTTTCCGGTTTTACTCGAAAAAAGTACCGGCGCTCTGTCCTGCTGGAGGATTTCCTGCCACTGGCTTTGTAATTTGGCCAACTCTCGTTGTTTGGGCTTATCCGCTTTGGTCAGGACCGGAATGACCGGAATACCCAGACTGCGGAGGTATGATGTGAGTTCAAGGTCGAGTTTCTGTGGTGAAAGACGTGAATCCAGGAGTACGGCTACAGCCTTGAGCTGTGGGTTGTCGCGCATATAGGCCTCGATGAGCTTGGCCCATTTGGCGCGTTCCGTCTTGGAGCATTTGGCGTAGCCATAGCCCGGCAGATCAACAAGGAAGTATCCGTCCGGATTGACCTTATAGTAGTTAAGGCTCCGAGTTTTTCCTGGCTTGGAACTGATTTTAGCCAGTTTTTTTTGGCCTGCCAGTCGGTTTACCAGTGAAGACTTGCCAACGTTGGAACGGCCGGCGAGGGCAATCTGTGCCTCGCTAAAGTCTTCAAGCTGCTTGATTTCGTATATTGTTTTGACTAACTCAATGGTTCGGTTCATAAAGAAATATCGCTTTTGCAAATGGTTTGTGTTCTTGCCTACTGTTCCTTCTTTTATTGGGATGAGTCAAGAAGTGAGAGTGGAAAATCCATTGGCATAACAAGGAAAGGGTCATGGCTACATTGAACATTCTGATATTGAACGGCCCCAACCTGGGGCATATCGGCAAACGGCAGCCCGAAATTTATGGTTCGCAGACCATGGACGACATGCCCGAACTTCTGGCCCAGGTAATGGGGGACAAGGCCGCAGGGATTGCTGTGAGTCATTTTCAGTCCAATTCAGAAGGGGCTCTCATTGATCGGTTGGAAAAGGCAAGGGAAGAAGGCGTGGACGGTGTTGTTTTCAATGCCGGAGCGTATACTCACACAAGTCTGGCCATTGCCGATTGTCTGGCTTGGATAGAGGTTCCCTGTGTCGAAGTGCATATCAGCAATATCTGGGCGCGCACCGATCAGCCGCTGCGGCAACAGTCCATAATGGGCGAAAGGTGCATCGGCGTCATTGCCGGATTCGGCATTCTGAGTTATGCCCTCGGTGTTCAGGCGTTGTATGAACGCTTGGCTGGATAGAGTTTAGCCTGTGAAGACCGAAGTGATTCGGTAAACTTTTTTGGAGAAAACATGATATCGACCAAAGATTTCAGGACCGGCCTGAAAATTGAGATAGATGGAAAGCCTTTTGAAATTGTTGAATTTCAGCACTTCAAGCCTGGCAAGGGTGGGGCCATGATCCGCACCAAACTGCGTCAGATGAAAACCGGCCAAATGCTGGATAAGACTTTCCGTTCCGGTGAAAAAGTGAAAAAGCCGGACATGGCCGTTACTGAGATGCAGTACATCTATAAAGATGGAACCGATTTTGTGTTCATGGATCTCGAAACCTACGAGCAGATGAATGTTCCCGGAGAAAACGTTGGTGATAAAGGCGGCTACATCAAGGAAGGGGACACGGTAAAAGTGCTCTTGTACAACGGCGAGTTGATCGGCGTCGACCTTGGTGCCAACGTCAGCCTGACTGTGAGCCAGACCGACCCGGGCGTGCAGGGTGATCGCGTATCCAACGCGACCAAGCCGGCCACGCTGGAAACCGGTCTCAAAATCAATGTCCCGCTTTTCATCAATGAAGGCGACCTGATCAAGGTGGACACCCGTAGCGGGGAATATCTTGGGCGCGAATAAAGCTGACTTGCAAATCGCCAGTAAAATTGCATAAAAAGGTCGTGGGCAGCTTGCTGTTCAGGACCTTTTTTCATAAAGTGGAGCTACATGGTGAAACGTCGAAATACTGTGATGCAAAATCTTCAGAAAGGGCGCGGCAACGAGTTTGTCGGGTTGTTTTTCCTTTTTCTGTCTGCATTCCTTTTTCTGAGCGTCTTTTCTTTCAGCCCTGGCGACCCGAGCTTTAATCAGGCCGTCACCCCCGGTGTGGTACAGAATGTTGTCGGCCGTGCTGGATCATATACTGCGGGCTTTTTGGTTTCCATGTTTGGTATTGGAGCCATATTCTGGCCTTTGTATTTTCTGTACCTCGGACTTGCTCGGTTCGTCCCCAGTCTGGGATTGTCTCTGACCAGATGGCTGGGCATCATAGGGCTGTTCATCTCTTTCGAAGCATGGGCCATGCACCCATGGATTTCAAACGTTCCTGATGGGGCGTATGGCCTCATCGGCAGCGGTTTTCTGGGACGTGACATCATTACCCGGTTTACTTTGCCGTACCTTCGTCCGGTTGGAACCTTTCTTTTGTGGTTGTTTGTCACCATCGTTTCTCTGCAGGGAGTTCTTGGTTTTACCTGGGCCTCCGTGTGGAAGTTCGTTGTTCAGTATTGGAATAAACTGTACGAAATAGCGCTGGCTTACCAAGAGAAGCGGGCGCTGCACAGGGCTGATAAAAAAGAAAAAAAGGCTACAGTCGAAGAGGCTGTGCCTGAAAAGGATTTGGGCCTGGAATTCATCGACTTGGGAGAAGAGCCGCCTCCACCGCCAAAACCGAAGGCGGTCAAACCAAAGCCGATTAAGAAGGCCAAAAGCAAGGTTCCAGTAAAAAGCGGCGATTTGCCGAGCACTGAATTGCTCTCTCCTCCTGCCGAGCAGATGACAAGTCAGACTGCGGAAGTGCTACAGCCACTTGCCGATCGTCTCAAGGAATGTCTTAATGATTTCAAAATTCAGGGTGAGATTCAGCGTGTGGTGCCCGGCCCGGTGGTCACCATGTTCGAGTTCAAGCCAGCCCCTGGAATCAAGGTCAGTAAAATAGAAAACCTGACTGATGATATTGCGTTGGCTCTGCGTGCCGAATCAGTACGTATCGAGGCCCCGATTCCTGGTAAAGACAGTGTGGGTATTGAAATACCCAATATTGACCGTGAAATGGTCTTTTTGCGCGAAGTCATTGAGTCCAAGGAGTTCAATTCGTCCAAATCTCCGCTGACACTGGCTCTTGGCAAGGACATCCATGGTCAAACCAAAGCGGCTGATCTGGCCAAGATGCCTCATCTTCTCGTGGCCGGCGCTACGGGCGCGGGTAAATCTGTCGGAATCAACGGGTTCCTGTTGAGTCTGCTCTATAAGGCTGGCCCGGAAGAGGTGAAACTGCTTCTTGTCGATCCCAAGCGGATTGAATTGGCCCCGTATTCCGAGTTGCCGCATTTGGTTCATCCTGTAGTCACAGATATGAATCTGGCAAAGAGTGCTCTTGAGTGGGCTGTCTTTGAGATGGATTGTCGGTACAAGAAAATGGCCACACTTGGTGTGCGTAATATCGAAGGCTATAACAAGAAAGTCGCCGAGATGGGTGACACGCCTCCCGAAGAATTCGCGAACATGAAGCCCATGCCGTACCTCGTTATCATTATTGACGAACTTGCTGATTTGATGATGACGGCTGCCAAAGAAGTAGAGCAATGTATTGTGCGTCTGGCGCAGTTGGCTCGTGCGGCAGGAATCCATATGATCCTGGCCACCCAGCGTCCCAGCGTGGATGTTGTTACCGGCATTATCAAGGCGAACTTTCCTACCCGTATATCCTTTTTTGTGACGTCAAAATTCGACTCCCGCACTATTCTTGATGGCGTGGGTGCGGAACGTCTGCTTGGTAAAGGCGATATGCTTTTCAAGCCCAGTGGCGGCAAGCTCAAGCGGATGCACGGTGCGTACGTGGATGAGACGGAAATTGCGCATGTTGTTGATTTTTGGAAGAACGCCATTCCCCAGGAATTTGAACTTGATTTTTCCGAATGGAAGCAGAGTTCAAGCGGTAACGGTACTTCCGGTGGGGTCGCTGAAACCGATGACCCG containing:
- a CDS encoding DUF6538 domain-containing protein; its protein translation is MPRSHLPANIMRRGSVYYFRLAVPADLRVVFNRHELCYSLRTCYLREAKAKTRLLASTAWEYFNKVRAGTMKHLSDDELQRLLTENMKTHLDRDEYFRVDSPFLNFSSDFHDEIIAKLQKALARGSYSISDGSTEEFTHWAELDVEPDSFLYKKLLREVLKRDIQMWRIYKHRDQGDYDYEKEYFRKLPFEHTTAPQPAPTGPLLSVALTAFLEGNDQ
- a CDS encoding undecaprenyl-diphosphate phosphatase, producing MAPWYVAIILGIVEGLTEFLPISSTGHLIITGYLLDFTGPRAETFEIVIQLGAILAVVLLYWDRFIGLLFPDANKKFSGVYGLWLLFLTSLPASVIGLLTHSYIKQYLFGPKTVAIALAVGAVLIFIVEGKEKHETTLSLDEITPKLALGIGCFQCLALWPGFSRSAATIMGGMILGAKRTVAAEYSFIAAVPIMFAATGYDLMKNYQLFSNNDILFLAIGFFVSFISAWLAVKVFIILLGKLTLRPFAVYRLVLAPLILLFL
- the lptF gene encoding LPS export ABC transporter permease LptF — encoded protein: MKILHRQIFMELCKLFGLTISCLLGLILVGRMLQLRSLFLSQDIGFFNILQLFFFLTPFFMLLITPIATMLSVFLTFLRMSTDNELIALKASGVSLYRMLPAPLLFCTACTLFTFFISFWGLAWGMDMFKTNLYYFAKTHSKFALQPGVFNKEFPNVTFYAHQVDNEKGELKFAFVRDESIKGTSVVVVAPEAQIVSTPQLAEIKIIFKNGKIFRESGEELNVLKFGSYSIKLDLGKLLMGFNFSEDKAKDMPFSRLAAIRDDPNLVPNQRPRFHRKVDTEYFKRLTLPFGCIILGMFAIPIAYVFRGLKQQYGLLLSMGLFLVYYTMFSIGVSMGEAGSIPPIYGLWAPNAVYVFVALVGMRYANKESTPTVVQWLLHLRYGRGAKA
- a CDS encoding LptF/LptG family permease, whose product is MRNFLGIGVLSRYLIRQNLYLMAICLAVGTCIYLLSDIFDRLDEFIKAGLGVETILFYFIVKIPLIVSQLMPAIFLLAMVIQMGVLSRTRELLALRAGGVSYVWFIRFFVVYALFWSGGQLVFSQFLGVFGEYEANRIWKEDVRKKQLDDMVIRDLWFRDGPFIVMAKEAHPAKSRASDITVYEFTTDNQDLIRILTAKKALIDDHGWGLLDVHELDTRTFISVSRMSQFLSVRQNLKAYAAVELKGDKAQLPLLELSKAIDRLEESGSNVEILRTVWHGKLSYAFSMVIMALLALALVTVSENLYANIGMSLILIFVQYGMHVVGATAGEKGVLPPIIAAWLGNGIIGGLASLRLAWVSMPGFRIMIKQSVRDLIPSRG
- the yihA gene encoding ribosome biogenesis GTP-binding protein YihA/YsxC, whose protein sequence is MNRTIELVKTIYEIKQLEDFSEAQIALAGRSNVGKSSLVNRLAGQKKLAKISSKPGKTRSLNYYKVNPDGYFLVDLPGYGYAKCSKTERAKWAKLIEAYMRDNPQLKAVAVLLDSRLSPQKLDLELTSYLRSLGIPVIPVLTKADKPKQRELAKLQSQWQEILQQDRAPVLFSSKTGKGEEKLWNLLCEFAQL
- a CDS encoding type II 3-dehydroquinate dehydratase, which gives rise to MATLNILILNGPNLGHIGKRQPEIYGSQTMDDMPELLAQVMGDKAAGIAVSHFQSNSEGALIDRLEKAREEGVDGVVFNAGAYTHTSLAIADCLAWIEVPCVEVHISNIWARTDQPLRQQSIMGERCIGVIAGFGILSYALGVQALYERLAG
- the efp gene encoding elongation factor P, translating into MISTKDFRTGLKIEIDGKPFEIVEFQHFKPGKGGAMIRTKLRQMKTGQMLDKTFRSGEKVKKPDMAVTEMQYIYKDGTDFVFMDLETYEQMNVPGENVGDKGGYIKEGDTVKVLLYNGELIGVDLGANVSLTVSQTDPGVQGDRVSNATKPATLETGLKINVPLFINEGDLIKVDTRSGEYLGRE
- a CDS encoding DNA translocase FtsK gives rise to the protein MVKRRNTVMQNLQKGRGNEFVGLFFLFLSAFLFLSVFSFSPGDPSFNQAVTPGVVQNVVGRAGSYTAGFLVSMFGIGAIFWPLYFLYLGLARFVPSLGLSLTRWLGIIGLFISFEAWAMHPWISNVPDGAYGLIGSGFLGRDIITRFTLPYLRPVGTFLLWLFVTIVSLQGVLGFTWASVWKFVVQYWNKLYEIALAYQEKRALHRADKKEKKATVEEAVPEKDLGLEFIDLGEEPPPPPKPKAVKPKPIKKAKSKVPVKSGDLPSTELLSPPAEQMTSQTAEVLQPLADRLKECLNDFKIQGEIQRVVPGPVVTMFEFKPAPGIKVSKIENLTDDIALALRAESVRIEAPIPGKDSVGIEIPNIDREMVFLREVIESKEFNSSKSPLTLALGKDIHGQTKAADLAKMPHLLVAGATGAGKSVGINGFLLSLLYKAGPEEVKLLLVDPKRIELAPYSELPHLVHPVVTDMNLAKSALEWAVFEMDCRYKKMATLGVRNIEGYNKKVAEMGDTPPEEFANMKPMPYLVIIIDELADLMMTAAKEVEQCIVRLAQLARAAGIHMILATQRPSVDVVTGIIKANFPTRISFFVTSKFDSRTILDGVGAERLLGKGDMLFKPSGGKLKRMHGAYVDETEIAHVVDFWKNAIPQEFELDFSEWKQSSSGNGTSGGVAETDDPVYDEAVQFVLSQGKASISLLQRRLRIGFNRAARFIEQMEMDGILGPQEGSKPRKVIKPE